One region of Jonesiaceae bacterium BS-20 genomic DNA includes:
- a CDS encoding LacI family DNA-binding transcriptional regulator, whose protein sequence is MIIQDHDGVGPRATIKDVANLAGVGVGTVSRVLNQAPQVSAKNIAAVTKAIEELGYRRNDTARTLRTGATKSIALLVQDVADPFFSQLNRAVEDVVVRLGSVLLTGSSSRDPARTQNLILNFCSRGVDGLILTLPEGIDEQYLIQENQRGVAMVCVDRPPRELNVDTVLTDNRGGAAKGVQHLISHGHRRIACITDEPTMYTVQERLRGYEDALAQAGIEVDPTLVFSGSPSISNVAEALEAMLQSSEPPTAIFTGNGPSSMAVLNVLRTRSMHLAIVAFDDFDQADIVEPGITVVAQDPHLMGVTAMALLQERIKGSKVPARTVVQATELIQRGSGEVFITA, encoded by the coding sequence TTGATCATCCAGGATCACGATGGGGTTGGTCCGCGAGCAACAATTAAGGATGTTGCAAATTTGGCGGGCGTTGGAGTGGGCACCGTCTCTCGAGTGCTTAATCAGGCGCCGCAGGTCAGTGCAAAAAATATTGCCGCGGTTACTAAAGCCATAGAAGAACTTGGTTATCGGCGTAATGACACGGCAAGAACATTGCGAACGGGGGCCACTAAGAGCATTGCACTCTTAGTTCAAGACGTTGCGGACCCGTTTTTCTCCCAACTCAATCGCGCTGTAGAAGACGTTGTTGTGCGTCTAGGTTCGGTGCTACTTACCGGGTCCTCAAGCAGAGACCCTGCGCGGACACAAAACCTGATCCTCAATTTTTGCTCTCGAGGAGTTGATGGATTGATTCTGACGCTGCCGGAGGGGATTGACGAGCAGTACTTGATCCAAGAAAACCAACGTGGAGTAGCAATGGTCTGTGTGGATAGGCCGCCGAGGGAGCTCAACGTAGATACCGTGCTGACGGACAACAGGGGCGGCGCAGCCAAAGGCGTGCAGCACTTGATTTCACACGGACACCGCAGAATCGCATGCATCACGGATGAACCCACTATGTATACGGTTCAAGAGCGGTTACGAGGTTACGAAGATGCTCTGGCCCAAGCCGGTATAGAGGTCGATCCGACCCTAGTATTCTCCGGTTCTCCATCCATCTCGAATGTTGCTGAAGCACTTGAGGCTATGTTGCAATCCTCGGAGCCGCCAACGGCGATCTTTACTGGAAACGGTCCTTCTAGCATGGCGGTACTTAACGTCTTGCGGACCCGATCAATGCACCTGGCAATAGTTGCCTTTGACGACTTCGATCAGGCCGACATTGTCGAGCCTGGCATCACCGTGGTTGCCCAAGATCCACATCTGATGGGAGTCACCGCAATGGCGCTTCTGCAAGAGCGAATCAAGGGCAGCAAAGTTCCAGCAAGAACCGTTGTGCAAGCGACCGAGCTGATTCAGCGTGGATCTGGTGAGGTATTTATTACCGCGTAA
- a CDS encoding glycoside hydrolase domain-containing protein, whose protein sequence is MSIRKDSRPARRLKTGLAAGLVAALAYSLIPTAIAPATAAPADNGELELTQFVNPLMGTAVSTTSGYAGNVSPGAKVPFGMVTFGPDMARTNYNGAGGYLLSPTAEGGAFNFFSLTHINGPGCPGQGTVGFLPRTDATSVTNANGIPQFPATYKVANESAAPGEYNVTLDNGIKVEFSATERTGAAQFTYPDANSGFFSLDTRLNGTSNMSSTRGEIKTENVSLEISENGRVLSGKTVAPAFCTPWGTKFASNVYFHAEFDKAFKDGIEPNLNEVVNGSTVLQYNLTEEDTTLNMRVGISSVSVENAKLNLDTENPDSSIEEVRDAAKATWNERLNNIQVDKAGEENLSAQDREDLTKFYTQVYRGLGSPTIYSDVNGDFRSMEAKGDHPNAVSIDGYVEERPVANIADYDYTKVDGSKGSYGTHYSGLSFWDSYRSQAQLLSIFAPDVASEVAQSTIVDGLQCGALPHWVDASDDSTPMSGDNALPVLAGKYAFGATDFDLVSAAKLVKQSAFDPESNCNGNKSFWGMEDFEKLGYFTTSDHASANIERYNSDFGALSFLRSVPQEVRDAAGVTQAELDKLEERSNFWTNMIDPETGKFIGREAPTEEGQLGEIVQNPSFHESTEPNYFWTFAQVWEDLIDTTGGNEKAIERLNALFSMDDNLTNKPTLAEFNGGESSQKIYIGNEPSYQAPYAYNWAGKPAGTQYVISELRKTGFHSGRDGMPGNDDLGAQSAWYVFAALGFFPVSSSEAGLAINSPMFQNTTLWIDGEPVRLTTDIDPTNAPFIKNMQIDGQDYGRSWMSADTLKSAKNISFTLSDAPTEWAADTAPRGVAETTTSLELSATTAEIGSKDGVTATVTVSSADKTAPKGTVELRSGDQVLGSAPVGANGITTIPVDLPADAVAGLIEITAVYVSADASFWAESSSAAVELELTAPATPKPEETEKPKPEETEKPKDDEDSEVTTPGDSDKGDDDLAQTGLSDSALIFLAAGVLAIMVGGALVVIRRRSMN, encoded by the coding sequence TTGTCTATTCGCAAGGATTCGCGCCCAGCGCGTCGCCTCAAGACCGGCCTTGCCGCAGGTCTTGTTGCTGCACTGGCCTATTCGCTCATCCCAACCGCTATCGCACCGGCTACAGCCGCCCCTGCAGATAACGGTGAACTTGAGCTCACCCAGTTTGTAAACCCACTTATGGGAACAGCCGTATCGACTACCAGTGGCTACGCGGGTAACGTTAGCCCGGGCGCTAAAGTCCCGTTCGGTATGGTTACGTTCGGCCCAGACATGGCCCGCACTAACTACAACGGCGCCGGTGGTTACCTGCTTTCGCCTACTGCAGAAGGCGGAGCTTTTAACTTCTTCAGCCTCACCCACATCAATGGCCCTGGTTGCCCAGGTCAGGGAACCGTCGGGTTCCTACCACGTACCGATGCCACATCAGTTACCAACGCAAATGGTATCCCGCAATTCCCCGCAACCTACAAGGTAGCTAACGAGAGCGCGGCTCCTGGTGAGTACAACGTAACCCTCGACAACGGCATCAAGGTTGAATTCTCAGCCACTGAGCGCACCGGTGCTGCACAGTTCACCTACCCTGACGCCAACTCCGGCTTCTTCAGCTTGGACACCCGCCTCAACGGGACCTCAAACATGAGCAGCACGCGAGGCGAAATCAAGACTGAGAATGTCTCTCTTGAAATCTCAGAAAATGGCCGCGTGCTGTCTGGAAAGACGGTTGCACCAGCATTCTGTACTCCTTGGGGCACCAAGTTCGCATCCAACGTGTACTTCCACGCCGAGTTTGACAAGGCATTCAAGGACGGCATAGAACCAAACTTGAACGAGGTTGTTAACGGCTCAACCGTTCTCCAATACAACCTGACCGAGGAAGACACCACACTCAACATGCGTGTTGGTATTTCCTCTGTGAGCGTTGAGAACGCCAAGCTAAACCTTGACACCGAGAACCCTGACTCTTCCATTGAAGAAGTTCGGGACGCTGCTAAGGCAACTTGGAATGAGCGTCTTAACAACATTCAGGTTGACAAAGCGGGTGAAGAAAACCTTTCGGCACAAGACCGTGAAGACCTGACCAAGTTCTACACCCAGGTGTACCGCGGTCTGGGTTCACCAACGATCTACTCCGACGTCAACGGCGATTTCCGTTCAATGGAAGCCAAAGGTGACCACCCGAACGCAGTTAGCATTGACGGATACGTTGAAGAACGCCCCGTAGCCAACATTGCTGACTACGACTACACCAAGGTTGACGGCTCCAAGGGATCGTATGGCACCCACTACTCGGGCCTGTCCTTCTGGGACTCCTACCGCTCACAGGCACAATTGCTGTCAATCTTCGCTCCTGACGTCGCCAGCGAAGTTGCTCAGTCAACAATTGTTGACGGTCTACAGTGTGGCGCACTGCCCCACTGGGTTGACGCAAGCGATGACTCCACCCCTATGTCCGGTGACAATGCTCTGCCAGTCTTAGCAGGAAAGTACGCCTTTGGCGCCACCGACTTTGACCTTGTCTCGGCAGCCAAGCTCGTTAAGCAGTCAGCTTTTGACCCTGAAAGCAACTGCAACGGCAACAAGAGCTTCTGGGGCATGGAAGACTTTGAAAAGCTTGGTTACTTCACAACCTCAGACCACGCCTCAGCAAATATCGAGCGCTACAACTCTGACTTTGGTGCACTCTCGTTCCTACGTTCCGTACCACAAGAAGTCCGTGACGCCGCTGGTGTAACACAGGCCGAGCTGGACAAGCTCGAGGAGCGTTCCAACTTCTGGACCAACATGATTGATCCAGAAACCGGTAAGTTCATTGGCCGCGAGGCACCTACCGAAGAGGGCCAGCTCGGCGAGATCGTGCAAAACCCTTCATTCCACGAGTCAACCGAGCCTAACTACTTTTGGACCTTCGCCCAGGTTTGGGAAGACCTCATTGACACCACCGGCGGAAATGAGAAGGCAATTGAACGCCTAAACGCCCTGTTCTCAATGGATGACAACCTTACCAACAAGCCAACGCTTGCAGAGTTCAATGGTGGCGAGAGCTCACAAAAGATCTACATTGGTAACGAGCCTAGTTACCAGGCACCGTACGCCTACAACTGGGCAGGCAAGCCTGCTGGCACGCAGTATGTAATCAGCGAGCTCCGCAAGACCGGATTCCACTCCGGACGCGACGGTATGCCTGGTAACGATGACCTTGGTGCCCAATCAGCATGGTACGTCTTTGCTGCACTTGGCTTCTTCCCAGTGTCTTCCTCGGAAGCTGGTCTTGCGATCAACTCACCTATGTTCCAGAACACCACTCTCTGGATCGACGGCGAGCCAGTTCGTCTGACCACCGACATTGACCCAACGAATGCTCCGTTCATTAAGAACATGCAGATCGACGGTCAGGACTACGGTCGCAGCTGGATGAGTGCTGACACGCTCAAGAGCGCGAAGAACATCTCCTTCACGTTGAGCGATGCTCCAACGGAGTGGGCAGCTGACACCGCACCACGCGGCGTTGCCGAGACCACAACCTCCCTTGAACTATCAGCGACCACCGCTGAGATCGGTTCAAAGGATGGTGTTACCGCAACGGTTACCGTATCTTCAGCAGACAAGACGGCACCTAAGGGCACCGTTGAGCTTCGTAGCGGCGACCAGGTACTCGGTTCCGCACCGGTAGGCGCAAACGGAATCACTACGATCCCGGTTGACCTTCCTGCTGACGCAGTTGCCGGTCTCATCGAGATCACCGCGGTTTACGTATCCGCGGACGCATCCTTCTGGGCAGAGTCCTCCTCCGCTGCGGTAGAGCTTGAGCTAACCGCTCCGGCAACGCCAAAGCCAGAAGAGACTGAGAAGCCAAAGCCAGAGGAAACCGAGAAACCTAAGGACGACGAAGACTCAGAGGTAACCACCCCTGGCGATTCCGACAAGGGCGATGACGACCTAGCACAGACTGGTCTTTCCGATTCGGCACTAATCTTCCTTGCAGCAGGCGTGCTTGCAATCATGGTCGGTGGCGCATTGGTAGTTATTCGTCGGCGCAGCATGAACTAG